In the genome of Pichia kudriavzevii chromosome 4, complete sequence, one region contains:
- a CDS encoding uncharacterized protein (PKUD0D05220; Pfam Domains: Zn_clus(3.2e-09)), with translation MSDTRKQRNRATLVCQVCKRRKVKCDRGTPCNNCIKSHREDECIYDYVSSRITKPIPRKKASVYTSKNVSPLSEANMAESYKDDETVLNYPFSIISDITVFRKPSRTQARCMSHANKFRKGGSHSFQVLMSFFRLIDSERKLWKDRNWTRNTSQPVITNLWTNSNEMFSSYNEMIDKLICQNYYAILERLNYFNLHLNEFLFNSYIPMGAVHLIFHTYFIVKQDGITFKKPKKAFEYSLIAFITSLVALTNIFSKCDHMAFNFPLNSEKNDFNRVTLLLLNASNYRRKTSIFVVYTLLNLRLSLLVFGDEQSDGMARQNSYPLFESALNISKEQGIHFDIDRIFYVDRDDVPYLKKEGSSENVSFFKAVPLDSLKALWNYLLVTDANYSYTMEIPPCIDDRYSHGFYEMNTPFDKCFSSYINTARSHANLLFSQKKVTLTEALDQINILSKSLSLYESFENLDVYLKDERKWGILNMKIQILDSLSRLTTHLCLILNEKNISSIFPSGILEDQRNMRIISQLRNELKEKYRLSSLLGLTTLFRIIQSNPSEKFILYIRQVFSYWVGIKNLGYLDAVIEEDICKRENLGLSTTVPTSESFKLPEMPVYDISAMENALINYDPVKHAPILNYIEQKFNPLDLASMLTNIYQKSIMVPSLVADYNSFIVAKIFLLGIYFLYSYIKSSSCVTFDITKNSENLKEMTRNIIKKHLKEGKLDHLVPAERIMKEMDENTAPGNRCHGTQAPTPSGSKPLHICLNDNDGFATQEPEVDSLFFDLFEDVNLKNIFDEIEYYFDK, from the coding sequence ATGTCAGATACAAGGAAGCAGAGAAACCGTGCCACTCTAGTCTGCCAGGTTTGCAAGCGGAGAAAAGTCAAATGTGATCGTGGCACGCCTTGTAATAACTGCATCAAATCACATAGAGAAGATGAATGCATATATGATTACGTTAGTAGTAGGATAACGAAACCAATTCCCCGAAAGAAGGCCAGTGTGTATACATCGAAAAATGTGAGCCCACTTTCAGAAGCCAATATGGCAGAAAGTTATAAAGACGATGAGACTGTGTTAAACTATCCTTTCAGCATAATTTCTGACATTACTGTGTTCAGAAAACCGTCGAGGACACAAGCTCGATGCATGTCACATGCAAATAAGTTTCGCAAGGGGGGATCACACTCTTTTCAGGTGTTAATGTCATTTTTCAGATTAATAGATAgtgaaagaaaactttggaaGGACAGAAACTGGACAAGAAATACTTCACAACCTGTAATAACTAACCTTTGGACTAATTCGAATGAGATGTTTTCCAGTTATAATGAAATGATTGATAAGTTGATTTGCCAAAACTACTATGCCATCCTTGAGCGTTTGAATTATTTTAACCTACATCTCAATGAGttccttttcaattcttACATACCAATGGGTGCTGTTCACCTCATTTTCCATACTTACTTCATTGTAAAGCAAGACGGGATAACGTTTAAGAAACCCAAAAAGGCATTTGAATATTCCTTGATTGCATTTATTACCTCATTGGTGGCATTGACAAATATATTCAGTAAATGCGATCATATGGCATTTAATTTTCCACTGAATTCTGAAAAGAATGACTTCAATAGAGTGACATTACTCTTATTAAACGCTTCCAATTATAGAAGAAAGACTTCTATCTTTGTGGTATATACATTGCTAAACTTGAGATTATCATTGTTAGTGTTTGGTGATGAGCAAAGCGATGGAATGGCTCGTCAAAATTCGTATCCACTTTTTGAATCTGCACTAAATATTAGTAAAGAGCAGGGTATCCATTTTGACATTGATCGAATATTCTATGTTGATAGAGACGATGTTCCTTACTTGAAAAAGGAAGGAAGTTCCGAAAACGTATCGTTTTTTAAGGCTGTTCCACTCGACTCACTCAAGGCTCTCTGGAACTATTTGTTAGTCACGGATGCAAATTACTCTTACACTATGGAAATTCCACCCTGTATAGATGATAGGTACTCTCATGGCTTTTATGAAATGAATACCCCCTTTGATAAATGCTTTAGCTCTTATATTAACACAGCCAGAAGTCACGcaaatttgttgttttcacAGAAGAAAGTCACCTTAACTGAAGCATTGGATCAGATAAATATTCTCTCGAAATCATTATCCCTTTatgaaagttttgaaaacctAGATGTTTATTTGAAGGATGAACGTAAATGGGGCATtttgaacatgaaaatcCAGATCCTCGATAGTTTATCACGTCTAACAACCCACTTATGTCTGATACTGAATGAAAAGAATATAAGCTCAATTTTCCCTAGTGGAATCTTAGAAGACCAGAGAAACATGCGTATAATATCTCAACTTAGAAATGAACTGAAAGAGAAGTACCGACTATCATCTCTCCTGGGATTAACCACCTTATTCAGGATAATACAATCAAATCCGAGTGAAAAGTTCATTCTTTACATTCGCCAAGTATTTTCATACTGGGTAGGTATCAAAAATCTAGGATATCTCGACGCAGTCATAGAAGAGGATATATGcaagagagaaaatttGGGTCTATCAACCACAGTTCCCACATCCGAATCCTTCAAGCTGCCCGAAATGCCTGTATATGACATCTCAGCTATGGAGAATGCGTTGATTAATTATGATCCGGTGAAACATGCGCCAATATTGAACTACATTGAACAAAAGTTTAACCCCTTAGACCTGGCTTCTATGTTGACCAATATCTACCAGAAATCTATCATGGTGCCATCTTTAGTTGCGGATTACAATTCTTTTATTGTTGCAAAAATTTTTTTGCTTGGTATctattttttatattcatACATCAAAAGCAGCTCATGTGTCACATTTGACATTACCAAGAATTCAGAGaacttgaaagaaatgaCCAGAAACATTATTAAAAAGCATTTAAAAGAAGGTAAATTGGATCATCTAGTCCCAGCAGAAAGAATTATGAAAGAAATGGATGAAAATACAGCACCTGGAAACAGATGCCATGGTACACAGGCTCCCACTCCAAGCGGGTCAAAACCGTTACATATTTGCTTGAACGACAATGATGGTTTTGCCACTCAGGAGCCGGAGGTAGATAGTTTGTTTTTCGATTTGTTCGAAGAtgtgaatttgaaaaatatattcGATGAAATAGAATACTATTTTGATAAGTAA
- a CDS encoding uncharacterized protein (PKUD0D05230; similar to Saccharomyces cerevisiae YCR066W (RAD18); ancestral locus Anc_6.332) has protein sequence MVGIVPDVWEDVSDPSDWKNTKYPDLANLDSLMRCQICKEFLQAPVLTTCDHIFCSMCIRRTISNTNKCPICSEETYESGLRKVLLLDSIVRWFENKRPSLIESLQIDQIEDSVDEDGPSIKEELNRISENAEALETASSSSEQLAECPVCGTCMNVNELQEKHIEECLGNAQPSSKETKSVRNSPNNVVGYFKIKTNVTNNIPENVQLQNSKIRKKKRLPNLDTSLSFNKLKEKMNSLKLPVNGNKTELENRMREYINLYNSNLDSIHPVSERLLIDKLRKWEALNDRKANLKSGRDSPPINADENTIKRQKKEHVSWNRQNSGQYMELIAFAKLNMQKLRNKEQAERNEKQTERNEKQTEKNKEENDSLNDDSGDAFSDLETELIS, from the coding sequence ATGGTTGGCATAGTTCCAGATGTGTGGGAGGATGTTTCTGATCCGAGTGACTggaaaaatacaaagtACCCAGATTTGGCCAATCTTGATTCTTTAATGAGATGCCAAATTTGTaaagaatttcttcaagcTCCAGTTTTGACTACCTGTGATCATATATTTTGTTCTATGTGTATTAGAAGGACTATTTCGAACACGAACAAGTGCCCAATATGTTCAGAGGAAACTTATGAAAGTGGGCTAAGAAAGGTTTTGTTGCTTGACAGTATTGTCAGGTGgtttgaaaacaaaagacCGAGTTTGATCGAGTCATTACAAATTGACCAAATAGAAGATTCTGTTGACGAAGATGGACCTTCAATAAAGGAGGAACTTAATAGGATAAGTGAGAATGCGGAGGCCTTGGAGACTGCATCGTCGAGCAGTGAACAATTAGCTGAGTGTCCTGTTTGTGGGACATGCATGAATGTTAATgaattacaagaaaaacacaTTGAAGAATGTTTGGGCAATGCTCAACCGAGTagcaaagaaacaaaatctGTACGAAATAGTCCTAACAATGTTGTAGGatattttaaaatcaaaactaACGTTACAAACAATATTCCTGAAAATGTACAACTACAAAACAGCAAGattagaaagaaaaagagacTGCCTAATTTAGATACTTCATTGTCGTTCAAtaaattaaaagaaaaaatgaattcaTTGAAGTTACCAGTCAATGGTAACAAAACAGAACTTGAAAATCGTATGAGAGAATATATCAATTTGTATAATTCCAATTTAGATTCAATCCACCCGGTTTCGGAGAGATTATTAATAGATAAATTACGGAAATGGGAAGCTCTAAATGATAGGAAGGCTAATCTGAAAAGTGGGAGAGATTCCCCGCCTATAAATGCCGACGAAAATACCATCAAACGACAGAAGAAAGAGCACGTTTCATGGAATCGACAGAATAGTGGGCAGTATATGGAGTTAATTGCATTTGCAAAGCTGAACATGCAAAAGCTGAGAAATAAGGAGCAGGCAGAAAGAAATGAGAAGCAGACAGAAAGAAATGAGAAGCAGacagagaaaaacaaagaggaaaatgaTTCGTTGAACGACGATAGTGGGGATGCGTTTTCTGACTTGGAAACTGAACTTATTTCATGA
- a CDS encoding uncharacterized protein (PKUD0D05240; similar to Saccharomyces cerevisiae YNR027W (BUD17); ancestral locus Anc_6.334), whose protein sequence is MNRTLEDIVPTRNVLSISSHVVHGHVGNDSIQFPLNLRNWNVDTINTTNLSNHAGHGKLKGSKTDSNTISDIFQGLKDQTMLKDYDALIVGYVASESNLDVLWNEILPAFNGKEIVVMDPILGDNGRVYVDPKIPARYEHFLSLNKYKIDVLTPNGFEMEQLTGVKIASWDSLSKSLDIFFKKYSSIRNVVVTSVDISGSLYCIGSDAKSTFYYKVDEIDALFSGSGDLFLGLLTDEYFNTRKLSDALGKTVSVVESVLKLSYAIVSNESKTQKLVNGKLYIPDLKLIESRKLITSKVEDISVNFI, encoded by the coding sequence ATGAATCGCACTTTGGAAGATATCGTACCAACCAGAAACGTCCTAAGCATATCCTCACATGTTGTGCATGGTCACGTGGGGAATGATTCTATTCAATTCCCCCTAAATTTAAGAAATTGGAATGTTGATACAATTAATACGACAAATTTGTCAAACCATGCAGGACATGGGAAACTAAAAGGATCAAAAACAGATTCGAATACAATCAGTGATATTTTCCAAGGTTTGAAAGATCAAACTATGTTAAAGGATTACGATGCGTTGATAGTCGGATATGTTGCAAGCGAATCCAATTTAGATGTTTTATGGAACGAAATCCTGCCTGCATTCAATGGCAAAGAAATTGTGGTAATGGATCCAATATTGGGGGACAATGGAAGGGTATACGTTGACCCAAAAATCCCCGCTAGATACGAGcattttttatcattaAATAAGTACAAAATTGATGTACTAACGCCCAATGGGTTTGAAATGGAACAATTAACAGGTGTTAAGATTGCCTCATGGGATTCTCTTTCGAAGTCACttgacatttttttcaaaaagtaCTCCTCAATCAGAAATGTGGTTGTTACTTCTGTAGATATCAGTGGTTCATTATATTGTATTGGCAGTGATGCCAAGAGCACGTTTTATTACAAAGTAGATGAAATCGATGCTCTCTTTTCTGGCTCTGgtgatttatttttgggATTACTGACAgatgaatatttcaatacCAGGAAACTTTCAGACGCTTTGGGTAAAACAGTTTCAGTCGTCGAGTCAGTTCTGAAATTGAGTTATGCTATCGTGTCCAATGAATCCAAAACTCAGAAACTTGTCAATGGTAAGCTCTACATTCCAGATTTGAAACTAATAGAAAGCAGAAAGCTTATTACATCTAAAGTTGAGGACATTAGTGTTAACTTTATATAA
- a CDS encoding uncharacterized protein (PKUD0D05250; Pfam Domains: Hexokinase_2(2.6e-109)|Hexokinase_1(9.4e-91)), translating into MTNSKLDLYTEKLHKDFHVSTVSLHKIIDYFIEELDRGLQDGTDPLGIPMNVAWVMEYPTGDETGDYLALDMGGTNLRVVIVHLKGKGQMETDQAFYKLPDGIRTVKDRNVLFDFMAEKLDQFLKDKHPEGIPENKVFPLGFTFSYPATQSRINSGVLQRWTKGFDIPGVEGEDVVPLLTEKLKERNVPIKIVALINDTCGTLVASRYVDPLTEMGCIFGTGVNGAYYEKVSNITKYKGRFPKDIPEDSPMLINCEYGSFDNAHKVIPRTRFDITIDETSPRPGQQTFEKMTAGFYLGDLLRLTLLEAYTEGITFEDAPAEFVKCLNTPQCIDASFLSRIELDESDDLVTAKKLFADEFKYPNATTDEVKFAKAAAQLISNRAARLSICGVAAVCKKRGYKKCHIAADGSVYLKYPNFASRAAEGLADVFGWGHEMPQSEHPIRIVTALDGSGVGAAIIAALAHKREVAGLSLGLED; encoded by the coding sequence ATGACAAACTCCAAACTAGATTTATACACTGAAAAGCTTCACAAAGACTTTCATGTCTCTACTGTTAGCTTGCACAAGATTATTGACTATTTCATCGAAGAACTGGACAGAGGTTTACAGGATGGTACCGATCCATTGGGTATTCCAATGAATGTTGCTTGGGTCATGGAATACCCAACAGGTGACGAAACGGGCGACTACCTAGCTCTGGATATGGGAGGTACCAATTTGAGGGTCGTTATTGTCCATTTGAAGGGTAAAGGTCAGATGGAAACGGATCAAGCTTTCTACAAATTACCAGACGGTATTCGTACGGTCAAGGATAGAAACGTTCTGTTTGATTTTATGGCAGAAAAACTAGATCAATTCTTGAAGGATAAACACCCTGAAGGCATTCCAGAAAACAAGGTCTTCCCATTAGGGTTTACTTTTTCTTACCCGGCAACCCAGAGCCGTATCAACTCCGGTGTCTTACAAAGATGGACTAAAGGTTTTGATATTCCAGGCgttgaaggtgaagatgtTGTTCCTTTGTTAACTGAAAAGTTAAAGGAAAGAAATGTTCCAATTAAGATTGTTGCTTTGATCAACGATACCTGTGGTACTTTAGTTGCTTCTAGATATGTTGATCCTTTGACTGAAATGGGTTGTATCTTTGGTACGGGTGTTAACGGTGCTTACTACGAAAAAGTATCAAATATTACCAAATACAAAGGTAGATTCCCTAAGGATATTCCTGAGGATTCCCCAATGCTGATCAACTGTGAGTACGGTTCCTTTGACAATGCACATAAGGTTATCCCACGTACTAGATTTGATATTACTATCGACGAAACTTCCCCAAGACCTGGCCAGCAaacttttgagaaaatgaCGGCAGGATTCTACTTGGGTGATTTGTTAAGGTTGACACTATTGGAAGCTTACACTGAAGGTATCACCTTTGAAGATGCGCCTGCTGAATTTGTCAAGTGTCTCAATACTCCACAGTGTATTGACGCTTCCTTTCTTTCTCGTATAGAACTTGACGAGTCTGATGATTTGGTCACTGCTAAAAAGTTATTTGCAGATGAATTCAAGTATCCTAATGCAACGACGGACGAAGTTAAATTTGCCAAGGCTGCTGCCCAATTGATCAGCAACAGAGCTGCAAGATTGTCAATCTGTGGTGTTGCTGCTGTTTGTAAGAAACGTGGCTACAAGAAATGTCATATTGCAGCTGATGGCTCTGTTTACCTGAAATATCCTAACTTTGCTAGTCGTGCAGCCGAAGGCCTTGCTGACGTTTTTGGTTGGGGCCACGAAATGCCACAAAGTGAACATCCTATTAGAATTGTCACTGCCTTGGATGGTTCTGGTGTTGGTGCTGCCATTATTGCTGCACTTGCTCACAAGAGGGAAGTTGCGGGCCTCTCCCTAGGTTTAGAAGATTAA